The proteins below are encoded in one region of Rhododendron vialii isolate Sample 1 chromosome 7a, ASM3025357v1:
- the LOC131333243 gene encoding FT-interacting protein 3-like yields the protein MSNLKLGVEVVSAHNLMPKDGQGSSSSFVELHFDGQKFRTTVKEKDLDPVWNETFYFNISDPNNLSNLTLDAHVYNNLKETRSKSSLGKVTITGTSFVPYSDAVVLHYPLEKRGIFSRVRGELGLKVFITDDPSIRSSNPLPMMESSDSYSTQAQTLPNFFSNPFSNKKEESRHTFRHLPKTGLPQQQQQQQQLQSSDSVMREPVNYGVDEMRARPQAPMRMYSGTSSQPPEYAVKETSPFLGGGRVVGGRVMRADKPASTYDLVEQMHFLFVRVVKARELPTMDATGSLDPYVEVRVGNYKGVTKHFQKTKNPEWNAVFAFSKERMQTSVLEVVVKDKDLIKDDFVGFVRFDVNEIPTRVPPDSPLAPEWYKLEDNKGERRHGELMLAVWIGTQADEAYPDAWHSDTASPIDSLVGSTHIRSKVYHSPRLWYVRVNVIEVQDLILADRTRFPDVYVKAVIGNQALKTKPVQSRTRSALWNEDLMFVAAEPFDDHLVLTVEDRMGPNKDESLGSVSIPLNSVERRADNRLVHSRWYNLHKHMFSSEDYVEPSKKENNKFSTRLHLRVCLDGGYHVLDESTQYSSDLRPTAKQLWKPSIGILELGILKADALHPMKTRDGKGTSDTYCVAKYGLKWVRTRTIIDSLNPKYNEQYTWEVYDTATVLTVGVFDSNHITEMGVNGHRDMKVGKVRIRISTLETGRVYTHSYPLLVLHPSGVKNMGELHLAIRFSCTSVMNMMYIYSRPLLPKMHYVRPLTMQQLEILRHQAVNIVAVRLSRAEPPIRKEVVEYMTDAHSHLWSMRRSKANFYRLMSVFNGLLAVAKWFGEVCMWKNPITTVLVHVLFLMLVCFPELILPTVFLYMFLIGLWNYRSRAKYPPHMNTRISYADAVHPDELDEEFDTFPTSRGADMIRMRYDRLRSVAGRIQTVVGDVATQGERLQALLSWRDPRATTIFVIFCLVAATVLYATPFQVLAGATGFYLMRHPRFRHKLPSAPLNFFRRLPARTDSML from the coding sequence ATGAGCAATCTGAAGTTGGGGGTGGAGGTTGTTAGTGCCCACAACCTTATGCCCAAAGACGGCCAGGGCTCATCTAGTTCCTTTGTGGAGCTTCACTTTGATGGTCAGAAATTCCGTACCACTGTCAAAGAAAAAGATCTTGACCCCGTTTGGAACGAAACTTTCTATTTCAATATCTCTGATCCAAACAACTTGTCGAACCTCACTCTTGATGCCCATGTCTACAACAATCTAAAAGAAACCCGATCCAAATCATCCCTTGGTAAGGTTACGATCACTGGTACATCTTTTGTACCCTACTCTGATGCTGTTGTTTTGCATTACCCTTTAGAAAAACGAGGCATTTTTTCACGTGTCAGAGGTGAGCTTGGCTTGAAAGTTTTTATCACCGATGATCCTTCCATCAGATCCTCAAATCCACTTCCTATGATGGAATCTTCTGATTCCTACTCCACCCAAGCTCAGACACTTCCGAATTTCTTCTCAAACCCATTTtctaacaaaaaagaagagtcTAGACACACGTTTCGTCATCTTCCAAAAACAGGCCttccacaacaacaacaacaacaacaacagcttCAGTCATCTGATTCGGTGATGCGGGAACCAGTTAATTATGGGGTTGATGAGATGAGAGCTAGACCACAAGCTCCTATGCGCATGTACTCTGGCACATCATCCCAACCACCTGAATATGCAGTTAAAGAGACGAGCCCTTTCCTCGGTGGGGGCCGTGTTGTGGGAGGACGAGTTATGCGTGCTGACAAACCTGCCAGCACATATGATCTTGTTGAACAAATGCATTTCCTCTTTGTGCGAGTTGTCAAAGCTCGCGAACTCCCTACTATGGATGCTACTGGGAGCCTTGATCCCTATGTTGAAGTCAGAGTTGGGAACTACAAAGGAGTCACAAAGCATTTTCAGAAAACCAAGAACCCAGAGTGGAACGCTGTATTTGCCTTTTCCAAAGAGAGAATGCAGACGTCAGTGTTGGAAGTCGTGGTCAAGGATAAGGATCTGATAAAAGATGACTTTGTTGGGTTTGTCCGATTTGATGTTAATGAGATCCCAACTCGAGTCCCTCCGGATAGTCCATTGGCTCCAGAATGGTATAAGCTTGAAGACAATAAAGGGGAGAGAAGGCATGGGGAACTAATGCTTGCTGTCTGGATTGGCACACAAGCTGATGAGGCTTACCCTGATGCTTGGCATTCGGATACAGCCTCTCCCATTGACAGCTTAGTGGGGTCCACACATATCCGTTCAAAAGTCTACCATTCCCCAAGGCTGTGGTATGTGCGCGTTAATGTAATTGAGGTACAAGACTTGATTTTAGCTGACAGGACTCGTTTCCCAGATGTATATGTCAAGGCAGTGATAGGTAACCAGGCTTTGAAGACAAAACCGGTTCAATCTCGGACAAGAAGTGCTCTCTGGAATGAGGATCTCATGTTTGTTGCTGCTGAGCCTTTTGACGATCATTTAGTTCTTACAGTTGAAGACCGGATGGGACCCAACAAAGATGAGAGCCTTGGGTCGGTTAGTATACCGTTGAACTCAGTCGAGAGGCGTGCTGATAATCGGCTTGTTCATTCCCGGTGGTACAACCTCCATAAGCATATGTTTAGTTCAGAGGATTATGTTGAACCgtcaaagaaagaaaataataagTTCTCTACTAGGCTTCATCTCCGTGTGTGTCTTGATGGGGGTTACCATGTCCTTGATGAGTCCACCCAGTACAGCAGTGATCTCCGTCCCACAGCGAAGCAGCTTTGGAAGCCATCAATTGGTATATTGGAACTCGGCATTTTAAAAGCTGATGCACTCCACCCTATGAAAACAAGAGATGGAAAGGGTACCTCGGATACCTATTGCGTAGCGAAGTATGGTCTCAAATGGGTTCGAACCAGAACTATCATTGACAGCTTGAACCCGAAATATAATGAGCAATACACTTGGGAGGTTTATGACACAGCCACAGTTCTCACCGTCGGTGTTTTCGATAGCAATCACATCACTGAAATGGGTGTAAATGGACACAGAGACATGAAAGTTGGGAAGGTTCGTATTCGGATCTCTACACTTGAAACTGGCCGTGTGTACACACATTCGTACCCATTGCTGGTCCTTCACCCTTCTGGTGTAAAGAACATGGGGGAGTTACATTTGGCAATTCGGTTTTCGTGCACATCAGTGATGAACATGATGTATATATATTCGCGACCCTTGTTGCCAAAGATGCACTACGTGAGGCCACTGACTATGCAACAACTGGAAATTTTACGCCACCAAGCTGTCAATATAGTCGCGGTTCGGCTGAGCCGAGCTGAACCCCCTATTAGGAAGGAAGTTGTTGAGTACATGACTGATGCTCATTCACACCTCTGGAGCATGAGGCGAAGCAAGGCAAACTTTTACAGGCTAATGTCGGTTTTCAACGGGTTATTAGCTGTAGCCAAATGGTTTGGAGAAGTTTGCATGTGGAAAAACCCCATCACAACAGTGCTAGTACATGTCCTCTTTCTGATGCTAGTTTGTTTTCCGGAACTCATTTTGCCCACGGTGTTTCTGTACATGTTCCTGATAGGGCTGTGGAACTATCGGTCCCGGGCAAAATATCCTCCCCACATGAACACAAGAATCTCCTATGCGGATGCTGTGCACCCTGACGAGCTAGACGAGGAATTCGACACATTTCCCACGTCGCGAGGTGCAGATATGATTCGTATGAGGTATGATCGGTTAAGGAGTGTAGCGGGAAGGATTCAGACTGTGGTGGGTGATGTGGCAACCCAAGGTGAGCGGCTCCAGGCGCTGCTGAGCTGGCGGGATCCACGTGCTACCACTATTTTCGTGATATTCTGCCTCGTGGCTGCCACTGTGTTGTACGCTACACCTTTCCAGGTACTAGCTGGCGCTACTGGATTCTATTTGATGAGGCATCCCAGGTTTCGACATAAGTTGCCATCGGCCCCGCTGAATTTCTTCCGACGGCTGCCAGCCAGGACTGATAGCATGTTGTAA